The proteins below come from a single Salinivibrio kushneri genomic window:
- the potA gene encoding spermidine/putrescine ABC transporter ATP-binding protein PotA, whose translation MKHANVSHKPVVELASLTKSFDGKEIISRFNLTVNNGEFLTILGPSGCGKTTVLRLIAGLEDADSGAVVIDGKDVTTLPAEKRNVNTVFQSYALFPHMTVFENVAFGLRMQGVNHHHIEPRVMEALRMVQLDHYASRKPHQLSGGQQQRIAIARAVVNKPSVLLLDESLSALDYKLRKQMQMELKQLQRKLGITFIFVTHDQEEALSMSDRIIVMRDGEIEQDGSPREIYEEPKNLFVARFIGEINVFDASVIKRIDDKRIWARVESRECEVYCKLDVHPGDAIKVLLRPEDIRLEEIHGNAKPNGIVGYVRERNYKGMTLDSVLELPSGQTVMVSEFFNEDDPDVDHSIDQKVALTWVESWEVVLADEKA comes from the coding sequence TTGAAGCACGCAAATGTATCTCACAAACCGGTTGTCGAGCTCGCGTCACTAACCAAAAGTTTCGACGGCAAAGAAATCATCTCCCGTTTCAACCTAACGGTCAATAACGGAGAATTCCTAACGATCCTTGGCCCTTCAGGCTGTGGTAAAACAACCGTACTGCGTTTGATTGCGGGGCTGGAAGATGCCGACAGTGGTGCTGTCGTTATTGATGGCAAAGATGTCACGACCCTCCCAGCAGAAAAACGCAATGTAAATACTGTCTTTCAAAGCTATGCGCTTTTCCCACATATGACAGTGTTTGAAAACGTCGCATTTGGCCTGCGCATGCAGGGCGTGAATCATCACCATATTGAACCTCGGGTGATGGAAGCGCTGCGAATGGTACAGCTTGACCATTACGCCTCTCGTAAACCTCATCAATTGTCTGGCGGACAGCAGCAACGTATCGCGATTGCACGCGCCGTGGTGAATAAACCTAGCGTGCTCTTGCTGGATGAATCCCTCTCTGCACTCGATTACAAACTGCGTAAACAAATGCAGATGGAGCTGAAACAGCTGCAACGCAAACTGGGGATTACTTTTATCTTCGTTACCCACGATCAAGAAGAAGCCCTCTCGATGTCAGATCGTATTATCGTTATGCGTGATGGCGAAATCGAGCAAGACGGCTCACCACGTGAGATATATGAAGAGCCCAAGAACTTATTCGTGGCGCGCTTTATTGGCGAAATCAATGTGTTTGATGCCAGTGTGATTAAACGCATCGATGACAAGCGTATTTGGGCCCGGGTTGAATCTCGTGAGTGTGAAGTGTATTGCAAGCTCGATGTGCATCCGGGTGACGCTATCAAGGTATTGCTTCGCCCTGAAGACATCCGCTTGGAAGAAATTCATGGTAATGCCAAGCCCAACGGTATTGTCGGCTACGTACGCGAGCGAAATTACAAAGGTATGACCCTCGACTCGGTGCTCGAGTTGCCATCAGGGCAAACCGTGATGGTGAGTGAGTTCTTCAATGAAGATGACCCAGACGTCGATCACTCCATCGACCAGAAGGTAGCTCTGACTTGGGTAGAAAGCTGGGAGGTGGTGCTGGCCGATGAAAAAGCTTAA